ACGATAGTCACCTGTTCGCTGACCGTACCTGCGCCGGGCGAGTTCGTGGAGAGCGTATAGTGGAACGCACGTACAAAGTGTTGCTGATCGACGATCATCCGATCGTGCGCCAGGGTCTTGCCGAATTGATCAACCGCGAGAGTGACATGACCGTGTGCGGCCAGGCGGAGTCCGGCGCGACGGCGCTCGAATTGACGGAAAAATCCCAGCCGGACCTGGCGCTCGTGGACATATCGCTCGACGACATGAACGGACTGGTGCTGGTGAAAGGACTGAAATCGCGCCAGCGGAACCTGCGCGTCCTGATTCTGTCGATGCACGACGAGGCGCTGTACGCGGAGCGCGCGCTCCGGGCGGGGGCACACGGCTACATCATGAAGCGCGAAGCGCCTACGAAAGTTATCACCGGCATCCGGCGCGTGCTCGCCGGCGACGTTTACCTCAGCGACGAGATTTCCGCGCGAATCATGCGCAAGTTTGCGAGCGGCGCCGACGGCGCGGACGAGTCGCCCGTCGCGCGGCTCAGCGATCGGGAACT
The genomic region above belongs to Candidatus Hydrogenedentota bacterium and contains:
- a CDS encoding response regulator transcription factor, with the translated sequence MERTYKVLLIDDHPIVRQGLAELINRESDMTVCGQAESGATALELTEKSQPDLALVDISLDDMNGLVLVKGLKSRQRNLRVLILSMHDEALYAERALRAGAHGYIMKREAPTKVITGIRRVLAGDVYLSDEISARIMRKFASGADGADESPVARLSDRELEVYNHIGQGLKTSQIASKLNLSVKTIETYREHIKEKLGLNDATELVQSAIKWVHGEGS